The DNA window TCGGCCCTGACCCGCGCCCGCTGGGCATAGCCGCCCCAATGCACCTCGCCCACGCGCCAGCCGGTCAGCACCACCCGGTCGCCGGGCCTGTAGCGCGGATCGGCGCTTTGCTGGACAACGCCCGCGAAATCGATCCCCGGCACATGCGGCCAGTGCCGCACCAGCCCGCCGCCCGACCCCAAGCACAGGCCGTCCTTGTAGTTCAGCGTCGAATACTCGACCGCGACCGTGACATCGCCCTCGGGCAGACGGTCCTCGTCAAGATCCTGCACCGCGGCATGGGTTTTTCCCTCTTCGTCCTTCTCGACGACCAGCGCCTTGAACATGCGTGTTCCCTCTTTTCCGGTTTTCCCTAACCGACGAGATCCGGCATCAGAAACAGATCGGTCGGTGCCGTCAGCACCCCGGCCGCCGTCAGCATCGCATGGATCTGGCCGCGGTGATGAGTCTGGTGGTTGAACATGTGAACGATGCAGATCGCGCGCGGCACCACCATCTCGCGCCCCGCCGCGCCCGAATACCAGGCCAGATCGCCCGCGAGACCGGGCTCGGACAGGCCCTGCGCCCAGCGGCTGATCCGGGCATCGGTGATCTGGCGCTTCGAGCGGTATTCCGACCAGTCGGCGACGAAGCCCGCGCTGTCCTCGAGACGGACATGCGGCGCCTCCCAGCCGTCGAGCCGCGACATCCAGACGTGATCGGCCCAGAGCAGATGTGCCATCGTGCCCTGGATCGACCCCCAATGCGCCCCCCGCGCGGCCATGCGCTCGGCCGCGTCGAGCCCGGCGACCGCCTCCATCATCGCGCGGTTCTGCCAGCGATTGTACCGCGCCATCAGTCGGCACCACCCGGCCGTGACCATTGCCTGTCCCATCTGTCCGTCCTCTTGTCTTGGCCCCCTTGTGGCAGACCGGCGCGGCAGAGGCGAGTCCCGCCAATGCCCTTGAGCGAAGCCCGGCGCACGGCTAGCGTGAAGCCGATCCAACCCCAAAGCGAGGGAAGCCCATGACCGTCCGCCCGATTCTCGTCAGCACCGCGGCCCTGATCGCCGGGTCCGCCGCCTGGGCCGCCGATCCCGATCTGCTGGTCTTCGACTATTCCGGCTTCGAGGACCCGGCCTTCCATGTCGATTATGCCGAAAAATACGGACAGGAGCCCAGCTTCACCTTCTTCGGTGACGAGGAGGAAGCGCTCCAGAAACTGCGCTCGGGCTTCCGGACCGATGTCAGCCATATCTGCGCGGGCTCTGTCACCAAATGGATCGAATCCGGCATTCTCGAGCCCTGGGACACCGCGAAGATCGCCGCCTGGGACGATATCAACGCCGATCTCAAGGGCACCGACGTGGCCGATACCGGGGCCGAGGTCTATTTCGTGCCGACCGATTTCGGCTCGACCGGCATCGCCTACAACACCGAGGACGTCCCGGCCGGGGACGTGGCCTCGCTCGACGTGTTCAAGGATCCCAAATACGAGGGTCGGGTGACGTTGCCCGACAATGTCGACGACACCTTCGCCCTGGCCTATCTGGCGACCGGCACCACCGACTGGACCAGTGTCACCGATGCCCAGTTCGACGCCGCCGTCGACTGGCTGCGCGAGGTCCATCCGAATCTGCGCACCTACTGGACCGACCCGGCCGAACTGGCCCAGTTGCTGGCCTCGGGCGAGGTGCTGGTCTCCTGGGCCTGGAACGAGACGCTGCCGACCATGGTCGAGCAGGGCTTCCCGGTCGGCTTCCAGCGCGAGCCCCGGGAAGGCTCCTCGCTCTGGGTCTGCGGCTATGTCGATCTCAAGGACGGCCCCGGCTCCGAGCAGAAGGCCTATGACTTCCTCAATTCCATGCTTGCGCCCTCCTCGACCCAGGCGCTGCTCGACGCGGGCTACGGCCAGGCCAATGCCAGGGCGATGGCGGCGATCGGCGACGAGGCGCTGACCGAGGTCGGGCTCGGGCCGATCGACGTGCCGGTTCTGGCCCAGTTGCCGATGCCGGGCGAGCTGCGCGAGAAGCAGGCGGCCGCCTTCGAGAAGATCAAGGCGGGCTTCTGAGCCCCCTCGCGGCCGACGCCCGCGACACGAACGCGCGGCGCCCCCCCGGATGGGGCGTCGCTTTTTTCTGCGCCCAGGCCGCAGGCTCCATCCCGGCCCGAAAGAGCTGGCCCAGATTTCCCCTCCGCGCGAAGCGTAGCATCTCGTTACCCGATGACCTCACCCGATGATATTCCGCAGTCGCTGTGCGGGGCGGGATTGCAGAAGGTGGGCGCGCCGCTTTCGGCCTCGAGCAGGATCTCGAGCGCGCCCTCGCCATCTACGGAATAGCGGGCCCGGAGCGTCAGCGGACCGGGCAGGCCGCCGGTGCCTTCGGGCAGCGACAGGTCGCGCCCTCGCCATTTCATGCCGGAGAACGGCCTGCCTGCGGGACATGCGGCACCAGGCTCAATCGGCTCAGGGAATGCCGGACTTGCAGGGCGAAAACGCCCGAGGCTGAACGACTCGCGCCGCACGAGATCCGGGACAAGCTCGGCCGGGCCCCCTTGGCGATGATGGCGCGGATCCCCTCAGCTTCGAGATCGAGCCCCCTACCGGCCGAGCCCCGGATCTGCCCCGCCCGCCGCGATCTCGGAACCGACGCCCTCAGATGCGCCGGCGGCATCTGCTACGCGGCCAGCGCCTTTGCGGAACTCGTCAAAGCCCCGCCGACAAGGCGTTCAGCGCCGCCATCACCGAGCTGCTCGACCGCGCCATGAAGGGAGGAGAGAACGATGCCGGAGCATCCATCTCGAC is part of the Rhodovulum sp. MB263 genome and encodes:
- a CDS encoding DinB family protein, with translation MGQAMVTAGWCRLMARYNRWQNRAMMEAVAGLDAAERMAARGAHWGSIQGTMAHLLWADHVWMSRLDGWEAPHVRLEDSAGFVADWSEYRSKRQITDARISRWAQGLSEPGLAGDLAWYSGAAGREMVVPRAICIVHMFNHQTHHRGQIHAMLTAAGVLTAPTDLFLMPDLVG
- a CDS encoding extracellular solute-binding protein, whose translation is MTVRPILVSTAALIAGSAAWAADPDLLVFDYSGFEDPAFHVDYAEKYGQEPSFTFFGDEEEALQKLRSGFRTDVSHICAGSVTKWIESGILEPWDTAKIAAWDDINADLKGTDVADTGAEVYFVPTDFGSTGIAYNTEDVPAGDVASLDVFKDPKYEGRVTLPDNVDDTFALAYLATGTTDWTSVTDAQFDAAVDWLREVHPNLRTYWTDPAELAQLLASGEVLVSWAWNETLPTMVEQGFPVGFQREPREGSSLWVCGYVDLKDGPGSEQKAYDFLNSMLAPSSTQALLDAGYGQANARAMAAIGDEALTEVGLGPIDVPVLAQLPMPGELREKQAAAFEKIKAGF